A genomic segment from Paenibacillus sp. FSL K6-1096 encodes:
- a CDS encoding serine hydrolase: MNNELLNDLVLSVKSQNLHVLNVIVRQDGNIIAKHDFKEEKPTLLYSVSKTFTSMAVGIAISEGYFKISDPVIDFFPDIQPVPINQYLKEMTIHDLLCMGTGQAECPVMKADWSNGKEWDISQLFFHEPVVFKPGTHFTYNNASTYMLSKIISITTGSNLNEYLDEKIFRHLDIPKPKWDTCPKGIPQGFSGLHLTAEQLSRFGQLILDKGVWKGKQLIPSDFIEQATSVQIKTNDFNPYFATADHHQGYGYQIWMNSYSNSYRMDGLYGQYVVMLPEKNAVITYISDEPQNMTGVLELTWDTLIAKL; the protein is encoded by the coding sequence ATGAATAATGAATTATTGAATGATCTAGTGTTGTCCGTAAAAAGTCAGAATCTTCATGTGCTGAATGTAATTGTTAGACAAGATGGTAATATAATTGCTAAACATGATTTTAAAGAAGAAAAGCCTACTCTCTTGTATTCAGTAAGTAAGACATTTACATCCATGGCAGTGGGTATTGCTATTAGTGAAGGTTACTTTAAAATTAGTGACCCCGTTATAGATTTTTTTCCGGATATTCAACCTGTCCCAATCAATCAATATCTAAAAGAGATGACTATTCATGATCTGCTCTGTATGGGAACTGGACAAGCAGAATGCCCAGTTATGAAGGCTGATTGGAGTAACGGTAAAGAATGGGATATTTCTCAATTGTTCTTTCATGAACCGGTTGTATTCAAACCAGGCACTCACTTTACATATAATAATGCTTCCACATATATGCTTTCAAAGATCATAAGCATTACTACGGGGAGCAACCTAAATGAGTATTTGGATGAAAAAATATTCAGGCATTTAGATATACCGAAACCTAAATGGGATACATGTCCCAAAGGAATTCCTCAAGGATTCTCAGGGCTACATCTAACAGCGGAGCAATTATCAAGATTTGGTCAATTGATTCTTGATAAAGGAGTCTGGAAGGGGAAGCAGCTTATTCCTTCAGATTTTATTGAACAAGCAACCTCTGTCCAAATAAAAACCAATGATTTTAACCCGTACTTTGCTACGGCAGACCATCATCAAGGGTACGGTTATCAAATATGGATGAACTCCTATTCTAATTCATATCGTATGGATGGTTTATATGGTCAATATGTTGTAATGCTGCCAGAGAAGAATGCAGTTATCACATATATTTCAGATGAACCACAAAATATGACCGGGGTTCTTGAACTTACATGGGATACTTTAATAGCGAAACTATAA
- a CDS encoding GNAT family N-acetyltransferase, which yields MYKCRKAKFEDLSKICGFPICEEELFFMSPKLQYPLKVDQFHEVIKDRINQTIVEYNGEICGFATVYNLENKKCWLGTVIVSPSFRNKGAAEFLVKDIINVVQKELSIKELHLVCHNINTRGLMFYSRLGFTPYEIEKRITPSGEIIAAIKMKLDLG from the coding sequence ATGTATAAATGCCGCAAAGCAAAGTTTGAAGATTTATCTAAAATATGTGGTTTTCCTATTTGTGAAGAAGAATTATTTTTTATGTCTCCCAAGTTACAGTATCCTTTAAAAGTTGACCAATTTCATGAAGTCATCAAAGATAGAATTAACCAAACTATTGTTGAATACAATGGAGAAATCTGCGGGTTCGCAACCGTGTATAATTTAGAAAACAAAAAGTGTTGGCTTGGTACAGTAATCGTATCTCCATCTTTTAGAAATAAAGGAGCAGCGGAGTTCTTAGTTAAGGACATTATTAACGTAGTTCAAAAAGAATTGAGTATAAAGGAATTGCATTTAGTCTGCCACAACATAAACACAAGGGGACTTATGTTCTATTCTAGATTAGGTTTTACACCCTATGAGATTGAGAAGAGAATAACTCCTAGTGGTGAAATAATAGCTGCTATTAAGATGAAGTTAGACTTGGGGTAG